The following are encoded in a window of Dictyostelium discoideum AX4 chromosome 6 chromosome, whole genome shotgun sequence genomic DNA:
- the psenen gene encoding gamma-secretase subunit, with protein LTWVWLINILYFIPYRNSLNDKVKWYLKFSLIGFLGYSTIFMGWMGIYLVNRNKWGAFGDDISITIPFG; from the exons CTTACCTGGGTTTGGTTAATTaacattttatattttataccATATAGAAATTCTTTGAATGATAAAGTAAAATGGT atttaaaattctCATTAATTGGATTTTTAGGATATTCAACCATTTTCATGGGTTGGATGGGTATTTATTTagtaaatagaaataaatggGGTGCatttggtgatgatattTCAATTACTATCCCATTTGGCTAA